AGGACCAGATCACCTGGTTTTATACGGCCATCGCGCACGGCTTCATCGAGGGCCAGGGGAATACTGGCTGCGGAGGTATTGCCATGCCGGTCCACAGTCACCACGACCCGATCCAGACTGATGCCGATGCGTTTGGCCGTGCTTTGCAGGATGCGAATATTGGCCTGGTGGGGTACCAGCCAAGTGATATCGTCCGGTTTGAGACCATGGGCGGCCAGGGCTTCATCGGCGATTTGGCCCATGGTTTTGACGGCATGTTTGAACACTTCGTTGCCGCGCATGACAATATTGCCGATATCGCGGTGTGATGTATCGAGTGCCATGGTCAGCCCCAGGGTGAGGGGGAACCGGGACACACCACCGGAAACCTTCAGCAGATCGAGATGGCTGCCATCGGCATGGATATGGGTGGAGAGGATGCCGCGATTACCTTCGCTGGCGGCTCCCAGGACCACGGCACCGGCACCGTCGCCGAAGAGAATACAGGTTGAACGATCCTGC
This portion of the Magnetococcales bacterium genome encodes:
- a CDS encoding ketoacyl-ACP synthase III, producing the protein SSSWERINPAAGIGPEQIDMIIVATTTPDHIFPATATIVQHKLGIADRNIPAFDIQAVCTGFIYALSIAEKFIFSGNCQHILLIGAEAFSRLVDWQDRSTCILFGDGAGAVVLGAASEGNRGILSTHIHADGSHLDLLKVSGGVSRFPLTLGLTMALDTSHRDIGNIVMRGNEVFKHAVKTMGQIADEALAAHGLKPDDITWLVPHQANIRILQSTAKRIGISLDRVVVTVDRHGNTSAASIPLALDEAVRDGRIKPGDLVLLDGFGGGFTWGAALIRW